One genomic window of Actinomycetota bacterium includes the following:
- the secD gene encoding protein translocase subunit SecD has translation MAPPRNLSNPRRSLSALLILVLGLAIWAFFPGTDHSVRLGLDLQGGTQVILIPHPVTEGAEITEEQLQQTVTILRNRVDGLGVAEAEVTTQGSGSGAAIIVSVPGTSPGRLVDLVQKTALLDFRPVYTVLAPTASGPKGSKAGTVPVQSVKPDAAFEKAVLALDCTNPISYGGGTPDDPTKWLGTCSKDGTAKYVLQPAFIKGTNVTSASAQLPTNGVTFVVNLGFDSEGAKALATASTTLTALPDCAVGGQSPCNAFAIVLDGVVTSAPRFNEAILGGTAQIEGNFSNEQATDLANILKYGALPVTLETVDVTSVSATVGGDQLQAGIIAGLLGLALVMLYLLFYYRILGIVASLSLVLAGVVTYLVFIVMSKTIGLTLTLAGVAGAIVAIGITADSFIVYFERIRDELRDGRTLRQACESGWVRARRTLLAADFVSLLAAIVLYMLSVGGVRGFAFVLGLTTVIDVLIAFLFTHPVVVLMGRSSWMQRASRWSGLDAARTRPVGVSETLASRRRKARAATEEVSS, from the coding sequence ATGGCCCCGCCTCGTAATCTGAGCAATCCTCGGCGCTCGCTGAGCGCGCTGCTCATTCTGGTTCTGGGCTTGGCCATCTGGGCCTTCTTCCCCGGCACCGATCATTCGGTTCGCTTGGGCCTTGATCTTCAAGGTGGCACTCAGGTCATATTGATTCCGCATCCGGTAACTGAAGGTGCTGAGATCACCGAAGAGCAGTTGCAGCAGACGGTCACAATTCTGCGTAATCGTGTCGACGGCTTGGGCGTGGCTGAGGCCGAGGTCACGACTCAAGGCAGTGGCTCCGGTGCGGCGATCATCGTGTCGGTTCCGGGAACGAGCCCCGGCAGGCTCGTGGATCTTGTACAGAAGACAGCACTGCTGGACTTCCGGCCCGTCTACACGGTCCTGGCGCCTACGGCCAGCGGGCCCAAGGGCAGCAAGGCCGGCACCGTTCCCGTGCAGTCGGTGAAGCCAGATGCGGCATTCGAGAAGGCAGTACTCGCACTCGACTGCACGAATCCGATCAGTTACGGAGGTGGCACCCCAGACGATCCGACCAAATGGCTGGGCACCTGTTCCAAGGACGGCACAGCGAAGTACGTGCTGCAACCTGCGTTTATCAAGGGCACCAATGTCACCAGTGCCAGCGCGCAGTTGCCTACCAACGGCGTGACCTTCGTTGTCAACCTTGGCTTTGACTCTGAAGGGGCGAAGGCCTTGGCCACCGCCTCGACCACCCTTACAGCATTGCCCGATTGCGCCGTCGGCGGCCAATCCCCATGCAATGCCTTTGCGATCGTCCTTGATGGTGTCGTCACCTCCGCACCGCGCTTCAATGAGGCGATTCTTGGTGGCACCGCGCAGATCGAGGGCAATTTCAGCAACGAGCAAGCAACGGACCTCGCGAATATTCTGAAGTACGGCGCATTGCCTGTCACCTTGGAAACTGTTGACGTCACCTCAGTGTCGGCCACAGTTGGCGGTGATCAGCTGCAAGCCGGGATCATCGCTGGCCTGCTCGGCTTGGCCCTTGTCATGCTCTATCTGTTGTTCTACTACCGGATTCTCGGAATCGTCGCGAGCCTTTCACTCGTGCTCGCGGGCGTCGTTACCTATCTTGTCTTCATCGTGATGAGTAAAACCATCGGACTCACGCTGACTCTTGCCGGTGTTGCGGGTGCAATCGTTGCGATTGGTATTACTGCTGACTCCTTCATCGTGTACTTCGAACGAATACGCGATGAGCTTCGCGATGGTCGGACCCTTCGGCAGGCTTGCGAGAGTGGCTGGGTACGCGCCCGACGCACTTTGCTGGCGGCGGACTTCGTCTCATTGCTCGCCGCGATCGTGCTCTACATGCTTTCGGTGGGTGGCGTGCGAGGCTTCGCATTCGTACTCGGCCTTACCACGGTGATCGACGTTCTGATTGCCTTCCTGTTCACCCACCCTGTTGTCGTACTGATGGGGCGTAGTTCATGGATGCAGAGGGCCAGTCGCTGGAGTGGCCTTGACGCTGCGCGCACGAGACCAGTCGGCGTGAGCGAGACTCTTGCCTCCCGTCGCCGAAAAGCCCGCGCGGCTACCGAGGAGGTGTCGTCATGA
- the yajC gene encoding preprotein translocase subunit YajC — protein sequence MESLSGLLPIVIIIAAFYFLFIRPSQARKRQQAQMQTTLVAGVRVMTTSGIFGTVRVVEGDVIHVEIAPNVVIEMVPAAVGRVIVPASAEASSGEAQEDGI from the coding sequence GTGGAAAGTTTGTCCGGCTTATTGCCGATCGTCATCATCATCGCGGCCTTCTACTTCCTGTTCATTCGGCCTAGCCAGGCCCGCAAACGGCAGCAGGCTCAAATGCAGACGACTCTCGTTGCGGGCGTTCGTGTCATGACCACGTCTGGCATCTTCGGCACTGTTCGCGTCGTTGAGGGCGATGTCATTCACGTGGAGATCGCGCCGAACGTTGTGATTGAGATGGTCCCAGCAGCTGTTGGTCGTGTCATCGTGCCTGCGTCTGCCGAGGCATCCAGTGGCGAAGCCCAGGAGGATGGCATCTGA
- the ruvB gene encoding Holliday junction branch migration DNA helicase RuvB: protein MSERLVDADLEPEDSAVEGALRPKHLAEFVGQTRVKSQLGLVLEAARKRGRPADHVLLSGPPGLGKTTLAGIIAAELNAPLRITSGPALQHAGDVAAILSSLQPGEVLFLDEIHRTSRPAEELLYLAMEDFRVDVVLGKGPGATAIPLEIAPFTLVGATTRAGLLPSPFRDRFGFTAHLDFYDPPDLEIILERSAKLLGVALDKEGAAEIAGRCRGTPRIANRLLRRVRDWAQVHGDGQVNLSTAHAALDLYEVDSLGLDRIDRAVLEVLIKRFGGGPVGLSTLAVAIGEEPETIETVAEPFLVRLGMIVRTPRGRVATATAWKHLGLTPAMPLQPTLDLEG, encoded by the coding sequence ATGAGCGAGCGACTCGTCGACGCTGATCTTGAACCAGAGGACTCGGCTGTCGAGGGAGCCTTGCGACCAAAGCATCTGGCCGAATTCGTGGGGCAAACACGGGTCAAATCACAACTCGGGCTGGTGCTTGAGGCAGCTCGCAAGCGAGGCCGACCGGCCGATCACGTGCTGCTCAGTGGGCCTCCCGGGCTTGGCAAAACCACTCTGGCGGGCATCATCGCCGCCGAACTCAATGCCCCGTTGCGCATCACTTCGGGTCCTGCCCTGCAGCATGCCGGCGATGTGGCTGCCATCTTGTCCAGCCTCCAACCCGGAGAAGTGCTCTTCCTCGACGAAATCCACCGCACTTCGCGGCCAGCTGAGGAATTGCTCTATCTGGCCATGGAGGATTTCCGAGTCGATGTTGTGCTGGGCAAGGGCCCCGGAGCTACGGCTATTCCGCTGGAGATCGCGCCGTTCACCCTTGTTGGTGCCACGACTCGCGCTGGATTGCTGCCAAGTCCCTTCCGCGATCGATTCGGATTCACTGCCCACCTCGATTTCTACGATCCACCAGATCTGGAAATCATCCTTGAGCGTTCGGCCAAACTCCTGGGGGTGGCACTCGACAAAGAGGGGGCTGCCGAAATCGCGGGTCGTTGTCGTGGCACTCCTCGAATTGCCAATCGTCTGTTACGCAGAGTGCGTGACTGGGCACAGGTGCACGGCGATGGTCAGGTTAATCTGTCCACTGCCCACGCTGCGCTTGATCTGTATGAGGTTGATTCGCTCGGGCTCGATCGCATCGACCGGGCCGTGCTGGAGGTGCTCATCAAGCGCTTTGGGGGAGGCCCGGTCGGGCTTTCCACCTTGGCAGTTGCCATCGGGGAGGAGCCCGAGACCATCGAAACCGTGGCCGAGCCCTTTCTTGTCAGATTGGGGATGATCGTGCGCACCCCACGTGGGCGGGTGGCCACGGCTACAGCTTGGAAACATCTGGGGCTGACACCGGCGATGCCCTTGCAGCCCACTCTTGACCTCGAGGGTTAG
- the ruvA gene encoding Holliday junction branch migration protein RuvA produces MIAFLRGVVQAVSLDSVVIDLGGVGIQATCTSTTALALRVGDRAELLTSLVVREDGWTLFAFTDAAERSVFEQVQTITGIGPRIALAVLSTLSPDELRRAIAQDDLNALVKIPGIGRKGAQRLVLELKDKLGPPVGGPGAQSLEAPSGWHSSVTAGLVSLGWSAREAELAADSVSPLAAAQSVAEQPNIAALLKAALQNLDRA; encoded by the coding sequence GTGATTGCGTTCCTTCGCGGGGTTGTTCAAGCAGTGAGCTTGGATTCGGTCGTGATCGATCTTGGGGGAGTCGGCATCCAAGCCACCTGCACTTCCACCACAGCGTTGGCGCTGCGCGTTGGCGATCGTGCTGAGCTCCTTACTTCACTCGTTGTTCGCGAGGATGGCTGGACTCTGTTCGCGTTCACTGATGCGGCTGAACGCAGTGTCTTTGAGCAAGTGCAAACAATCACTGGCATTGGTCCGCGCATTGCGCTGGCAGTGCTGAGCACTTTGTCCCCAGATGAACTTCGTCGTGCAATTGCACAAGATGATCTCAATGCCCTCGTAAAGATTCCCGGCATCGGGCGCAAGGGCGCTCAACGCTTGGTGCTGGAACTGAAGGACAAACTCGGACCGCCAGTCGGCGGTCCCGGCGCCCAAAGTCTTGAAGCGCCATCTGGTTGGCACTCTTCGGTGACTGCGGGACTGGTCTCTCTTGGGTGGTCGGCCCGCGAGGCGGAGCTGGCTGCCGATTCCGTTTCACCATTGGCCGCGGCACAGTCGGTAGCCGAGCAGCCCAATATCGCGGCATTGCTCAAGGCTGCTCTCCAGAACCTGGATCGAGCATGA
- the ruvC gene encoding crossover junction endodeoxyribonuclease RuvC, which translates to MRVLGVDPGLTRCGVAVVDGAPGQKLTAIHIGVVRTPLDAELADRLVLLEQGLLALVAEFKPDAIAIERVFSQHNVRSAMATAQAAAIALLVAGREGIQVSMHTPTEVKAAVTGSGRADKDQVNFMVTRLLGLVEAPKPADAADALAIAICDVWRGTAKRRLAAAVRGA; encoded by the coding sequence GTGCGTGTGCTGGGCGTGGATCCAGGGCTGACCCGTTGTGGCGTCGCGGTCGTTGATGGCGCTCCTGGTCAGAAGCTCACTGCGATCCATATCGGGGTCGTGCGGACCCCTCTTGATGCTGAACTTGCCGATCGCCTCGTGCTGCTCGAGCAGGGCTTGCTCGCTCTCGTTGCTGAATTCAAGCCAGATGCAATTGCCATTGAGCGTGTCTTCAGCCAGCACAATGTGCGCAGCGCCATGGCAACTGCGCAGGCCGCAGCCATTGCCTTGCTGGTTGCTGGTCGCGAGGGCATCCAGGTGTCTATGCACACGCCGACTGAAGTGAAAGCGGCTGTAACCGGCTCTGGTCGCGCCGACAAGGATCAGGTGAACTTCATGGTGACTCGACTTCTGGGCTTGGTTGAGGCGCCAAAGCCAGCCGATGCGGCCGACGCTCTCGCGATCGCGATTTGCGATGTCTGGCGCGGCACCGCCAAGCGTCGGCTTGCGGCGGCAGTTCGCGGGGCTTGA
- a CDS encoding YebC/PmpR family DNA-binding transcriptional regulator: MSGHSKWATTKHKKAVIDSRRAKLFARLIKNIEVAARQGGADVSGNPTLYDAIQKARKSSVPLENIERAVKRGSGAEAGGSDWLTIMYEGYGPNGVAVLIECLTDNRNRAASEVRVAMTRNGGSMADPGSVSYLFQRKGVVIVPKASGVTEDDLLMTVLDAGADEVNDLGESFEVVSEATDMVAVRTAVEAAGWEYESADATFLPSVSIPLDEDGARKVFRLMEALEDSDDVQNVFANFDVSDEVMASLD, from the coding sequence ATGAGCGGTCACTCCAAATGGGCGACCACCAAGCACAAGAAGGCCGTGATCGATAGTCGTCGCGCGAAGCTCTTTGCTCGCCTGATCAAGAACATCGAGGTGGCCGCTCGTCAAGGAGGTGCTGATGTCAGCGGAAACCCCACTCTCTATGACGCAATCCAGAAAGCGCGCAAGAGTTCGGTGCCCCTGGAAAACATTGAGCGTGCAGTCAAGCGGGGAAGTGGTGCAGAAGCAGGCGGATCCGACTGGCTGACGATCATGTACGAGGGCTATGGACCCAATGGCGTTGCCGTGTTAATCGAGTGCTTGACGGATAACCGCAATCGCGCAGCCTCTGAGGTTCGGGTTGCGATGACCCGCAATGGCGGTTCCATGGCAGATCCGGGTTCTGTCTCCTATCTCTTTCAGCGCAAGGGCGTGGTGATCGTGCCCAAGGCCTCAGGCGTGACGGAGGACGACCTCCTGATGACGGTGCTTGATGCAGGGGCCGATGAGGTCAACGATCTCGGTGAGTCTTTCGAGGTGGTGTCCGAGGCCACCGACATGGTCGCCGTCCGCACCGCTGTTGAAGCTGCAGGCTGGGAGTACGAATCGGCAGACGCCACCTTCCTGCCAAGCGTCAGCATCCCGCTCGATGAGGATGGCGCTCGAAAGGTATTTCGGCTGATGGAAGCCCTCGAAGACAGCGATGACGTGCAGAACGTCTTCGCCAACTTTGATGTCTCTGACGAAGTCATGGCCTCCCTCGACTAG
- the pdxT gene encoding pyridoxal 5'-phosphate synthase glutaminase subunit PdxT codes for MSIAPHIGVLALQGDIREHLASLEAAGASARPVATVADLAAVQGLVIPGGESTTMSMLAIQDGLMEPLQQAGADGMPMFGSCAGMIMLADRVTDARADQQFIGGIDMTVRRNAFGRQVDSFEIDLEMRGLQGGPLRAVFIRAPWVEQTGAEVEILATLHTGEQAGTIVAVQQGPLLATSFHPELTGDHRIHATFVEIVRHHA; via the coding sequence GTGAGCATTGCCCCGCACATTGGGGTGCTCGCTCTGCAAGGTGACATTCGTGAACATCTCGCATCGTTGGAAGCGGCGGGTGCTTCGGCTCGACCCGTAGCCACTGTCGCCGACCTCGCAGCGGTTCAAGGACTGGTCATTCCGGGCGGCGAGTCAACGACGATGTCGATGTTGGCGATTCAAGATGGCCTGATGGAGCCCCTGCAGCAGGCCGGCGCTGACGGAATGCCGATGTTCGGCTCGTGCGCGGGAATGATCATGCTGGCCGACCGGGTAACCGATGCCCGCGCCGATCAGCAGTTCATCGGCGGAATCGACATGACAGTCCGCCGGAACGCATTTGGGCGCCAGGTGGACTCCTTCGAGATTGACCTTGAAATGCGAGGACTCCAGGGCGGTCCACTTCGCGCAGTGTTCATTCGCGCTCCTTGGGTTGAGCAGACCGGCGCCGAGGTCGAGATCCTCGCTACCCTGCACACCGGTGAGCAGGCGGGTACGATTGTTGCCGTTCAGCAAGGACCGTTGCTCGCCACTTCCTTTCATCCGGAGTTGACTGGCGATCATCGAATCCATGCCACCTTCGTCGAGATAGTGAGGCACCACGCATGA
- the pdxS gene encoding pyridoxal 5'-phosphate synthase lyase subunit PdxS, which yields MAEMLKGGVIMDVVTPEQAKIAEDAGAVAVMALERVPADIRAQGGVSRMSDPDMIEGIIEMVSIPVMAKARIGHFVEAQVIQSLGVDYIDESEVLTPADYTNHIDKWKFTVPFVCGATNLGEALRRINEGAAMIRSKGEAGTGDVSNAVTHMRTIRAEINRLGSMAPDELYVAAKELQAPYDLVADVAKRGSLPVVLFTAGGIATPADAAMMMQLGADGVFVGSGIFKSGRGQASPQDALKRAKAIVRATRHFNEPDVIAEVSRGLGEAMVGINVADIPVHHRLEDRGW from the coding sequence ATGGCCGAGATGCTCAAGGGCGGGGTCATCATGGATGTCGTCACCCCCGAGCAGGCAAAGATCGCCGAGGACGCAGGCGCAGTCGCAGTCATGGCGTTGGAGCGTGTCCCGGCTGATATTCGGGCGCAGGGCGGTGTCTCGCGCATGTCGGATCCCGACATGATTGAAGGCATCATCGAGATGGTTTCCATCCCGGTCATGGCAAAAGCGCGCATCGGGCACTTCGTCGAGGCACAGGTCATCCAGTCACTGGGTGTGGATTACATCGACGAGTCCGAAGTGCTCACCCCAGCGGATTACACCAATCACATCGACAAGTGGAAGTTCACGGTGCCTTTTGTCTGTGGCGCAACCAATCTTGGTGAGGCCCTTCGGCGCATCAATGAAGGCGCCGCGATGATTCGTTCCAAGGGCGAGGCTGGCACCGGTGATGTCTCCAATGCCGTGACCCACATGCGCACGATTCGCGCCGAGATCAATCGCTTGGGCTCAATGGCGCCCGACGAGCTCTACGTTGCAGCCAAAGAATTGCAAGCGCCTTATGACCTCGTCGCAGACGTTGCCAAAAGAGGTTCACTGCCCGTGGTGTTGTTCACTGCTGGAGGCATCGCTACCCCGGCTGATGCCGCGATGATGATGCAACTTGGCGCCGATGGAGTGTTCGTCGGCTCGGGCATCTTCAAGAGCGGCCGCGGACAAGCAAGTCCGCAGGATGCACTGAAGCGAGCAAAAGCAATTGTGCGCGCTACCCGGCACTTCAACGAGCCCGATGTCATTGCCGAGGTCTCGCGCGGCCTGGGTGAGGCGATGGTCGGCATCAACGTTGCCGACATTCCAGTGCACCACCGCCTGGAGGATCGAGGCTGGTGA
- a CDS encoding glycosyltransferase family 4 protein encodes MSAQMRIGMVCPYAWDVPGGVRSHVADLTAELRQRGHFVDILAPLDEDSSVAHEVTNGGKPVAVRYNGSIARLNFGLRATRQARKWIQEGNFDLIHVHEPMAPGLSLLSIWVADGPIVATWHSSNPHSRILASVNRLAQTAMEKVSARIAVSEDARRTLVAHVGGDAVLIPNGVRVQTFVGAGTHPAFTTPGHSLLFLGRLDESRKGLAVLLEAMPAIIAGDPEVHLYVAGPGDIGDFQEQLSPVVREHITFLGLVTNEEKAQALHSADVYIAPNTGAESFGIVLIEAMAAGTAVLAADLAAFARVLNDGKAGQLFANEDSSALAIAALRLLSDPQERARLVAAGTDRVRRFDWDVVVDDVLAVYDSVTASGERVTEDLRGQIMGRFSNGLGQGGR; translated from the coding sequence GTGAGCGCTCAGATGCGCATTGGCATGGTCTGCCCCTATGCCTGGGACGTTCCGGGAGGAGTGCGATCGCACGTTGCTGATCTGACTGCTGAGTTGCGACAGCGGGGTCATTTCGTTGACATCCTGGCGCCCTTGGATGAGGACAGTTCCGTGGCTCACGAAGTCACCAATGGAGGCAAGCCCGTTGCTGTTCGCTACAACGGCTCGATCGCGCGATTGAACTTTGGCCTGCGGGCCACGCGACAAGCCCGAAAGTGGATCCAGGAAGGCAACTTCGATCTGATCCACGTGCACGAGCCGATGGCACCTGGGCTTTCGTTGCTCTCCATTTGGGTCGCTGATGGCCCGATTGTTGCCACCTGGCATTCATCGAATCCGCATTCCCGCATCTTGGCGAGTGTGAATCGACTTGCTCAAACGGCGATGGAAAAGGTCAGTGCACGTATCGCGGTCAGCGAAGATGCCCGGCGGACCCTCGTTGCACACGTCGGCGGCGATGCAGTCCTGATTCCCAATGGTGTTCGCGTGCAAACCTTCGTTGGCGCCGGAACGCACCCGGCTTTCACGACTCCGGGTCACTCATTGCTCTTTCTGGGTCGGCTCGACGAATCCCGCAAGGGCTTGGCCGTGTTGCTCGAAGCTATGCCAGCGATCATCGCAGGTGACCCCGAGGTTCACCTCTACGTTGCGGGTCCCGGCGATATTGGAGACTTCCAAGAGCAGTTGTCACCTGTCGTGCGGGAGCACATCACTTTTCTCGGCCTCGTAACCAACGAAGAGAAAGCGCAGGCACTGCACTCGGCGGATGTGTATATCGCGCCAAACACTGGTGCTGAATCCTTCGGAATAGTGCTGATCGAAGCGATGGCCGCGGGCACTGCGGTTCTCGCTGCCGACCTTGCGGCATTTGCGCGAGTGCTCAACGACGGCAAGGCAGGCCAGCTCTTTGCCAATGAGGACAGCTCTGCCTTGGCCATCGCCGCGCTGCGGTTGTTATCGGATCCGCAAGAACGCGCCCGGCTCGTAGCTGCGGGCACTGATCGAGTCCGCAGATTCGACTGGGATGTTGTCGTTGACGATGTGCTTGCGGTGTACGACAGCGTTACAGCTTCTGGAGAGAGAGTGACTGAGGATCTGCGCGGACAGATCATGGGCCGATTCAGCAACGGACTTGGGCAGGGAGGTCGCTGA
- a CDS encoding phosphatidylinositol mannoside acyltransferase: MINAAMARGRATEEAFRLAWFASRHLPESSVRSAFMMAADQVYRRNGTGVQRLRMNLKRVRPDFSTAKLEKITKAGMHSYMRYWMEAFRLPSWTTEQIRERFYLDNTKMLDEAMATGSGVIMVPGHLANWDSAGAWAADRYDGLATVAERLKPEGLFTQFLEYRRALGMNVLPLGEPDVVRSLARTLQRGGMVALLGDRDIGGNGVEVDFLGGRATLPAGPALLSTLTSAPILPIGLWYDGPKLRGHIYEPIIPNPGEDRATQVQQMTQKMAISLGQAIYEHPQDWHMMQKVWL, from the coding sequence GTGATCAACGCAGCAATGGCGCGTGGTAGGGCCACCGAGGAGGCCTTTCGACTTGCCTGGTTTGCGAGTCGGCATCTGCCCGAATCCAGTGTGCGCTCTGCATTCATGATGGCGGCCGACCAGGTCTATCGCCGCAATGGAACAGGGGTGCAGCGCCTTCGGATGAATCTGAAACGCGTTCGGCCTGATTTTTCGACAGCCAAATTGGAGAAGATCACCAAGGCCGGCATGCACAGTTATATGCGCTATTGGATGGAGGCCTTCAGGCTGCCGTCTTGGACAACGGAACAGATCCGAGAGCGCTTCTATCTGGACAACACCAAGATGCTCGACGAAGCCATGGCAACCGGATCTGGCGTGATCATGGTCCCCGGGCATCTGGCCAACTGGGACTCGGCCGGGGCATGGGCAGCGGATCGATACGACGGGTTGGCGACTGTTGCCGAACGACTCAAGCCAGAAGGCCTGTTCACCCAATTCCTTGAATACCGCCGCGCCCTGGGAATGAACGTTCTGCCTCTAGGCGAACCAGATGTCGTGAGATCCCTGGCCCGGACCTTGCAGCGCGGCGGCATGGTCGCATTGCTGGGCGACCGCGACATTGGCGGAAACGGAGTCGAAGTCGACTTCCTGGGAGGCCGGGCGACACTACCCGCCGGCCCCGCGCTGCTCAGCACGCTGACGAGTGCGCCCATCCTGCCAATCGGGCTTTGGTACGACGGTCCGAAATTGCGTGGGCACATCTACGAGCCAATCATCCCGAATCCTGGCGAGGATCGAGCCACGCAAGTCCAACAGATGACGCAGAAAATGGCCATTAGCCTTGGCCAGGCAATCTATGAACATCCGCAGGACTGGCACATGATGCAGAAGGTTTGGTTGTGA
- a CDS encoding CDP-alcohol phosphatidyltransferase family protein, translating to MLNNPGARQVITAVLLPPAKFLLRIKVSPDVITLVGTLGVVLSALICFPHGRFILGVVLITAFALSDLLDGTMARLAGTSGPWGNFLDATLDRIADGAIFAAFIWWALLNDQLGVGLAASLALVTGQVTSYAKARAEAVGATANVGIAERAERLIIVLFAAFLTGFGVPYVLPIALWLIGALGVITIVQRMVYVRGQLRT from the coding sequence ATGCTGAACAACCCCGGTGCGCGACAGGTGATAACTGCTGTACTGCTGCCGCCAGCCAAATTCTTGCTTCGGATCAAGGTATCGCCAGATGTCATAACGCTGGTTGGAACCTTGGGTGTCGTGCTCTCCGCGTTGATCTGTTTCCCGCATGGCCGTTTCATCTTGGGTGTTGTGCTTATCACCGCCTTCGCACTCAGCGATCTACTCGACGGCACCATGGCGCGCCTTGCCGGCACGAGTGGACCATGGGGAAATTTCCTGGACGCGACCTTGGATCGGATTGCAGACGGCGCTATTTTCGCTGCCTTCATCTGGTGGGCTCTGCTCAATGATCAGCTGGGTGTTGGCTTGGCTGCCAGTTTGGCTCTGGTGACCGGTCAAGTGACCTCGTATGCGAAAGCTCGGGCCGAAGCTGTGGGTGCCACCGCAAATGTTGGCATTGCTGAACGGGCTGAACGCCTCATCATTGTGCTGTTCGCCGCGTTCCTCACTGGCTTTGGCGTGCCCTATGTACTCCCAATCGCCTTGTGGCTCATTGGAGCCCTCGGTGTGATCACAATCGTGCAGAGGATGGTCTACGTGCGTGGGCAGTTGCGAACGTGA